In candidate division WOR-3 bacterium, the following are encoded in one genomic region:
- a CDS encoding metal ABC transporter permease yields the protein MSEFQLLVKPLLAAVFGSIACGIVGVWVVLLNIPFVGVAMSHAAFAGAVCGLLLGINPLLTGLLFAGGAALLIGPVAERADLEPGVSLGVIFSLMLGLAFLGIGLLKGPRTEALRFIWGNILLVSRTDLILLGLNTLVVIMFLLVLNKETRAVLFHRELARAVGVPERTIFFSLLVLCALTVTANLNTIGGLLIFSLVVSPASAAYQLTYRLNTMYLLSSGFALLASLSGLALSWFFNLPSGAAIICSASLIFTFALIFSPKRRMRPRG from the coding sequence ATGAGTGAATTTCAGCTCCTGGTCAAGCCCCTGCTCGCAGCAGTATTTGGCAGTATCGCCTGCGGGATTGTCGGGGTCTGGGTAGTGCTGCTGAACATCCCCTTTGTCGGAGTTGCCATGTCCCATGCGGCATTTGCCGGTGCGGTCTGCGGACTGCTGCTCGGCATCAATCCGCTCCTGACCGGTCTGCTCTTTGCCGGCGGCGCCGCTCTGCTCATCGGACCGGTGGCGGAACGGGCGGATCTGGAACCCGGAGTTTCGCTCGGGGTGATCTTCTCGCTCATGCTCGGGCTGGCGTTTCTGGGCATCGGTCTGCTCAAGGGTCCGCGCACTGAGGCGCTGCGCTTTATCTGGGGCAACATTCTGCTCGTCAGCCGGACTGATCTTATTCTGCTCGGCTTAAACACACTGGTAGTCATTATGTTTCTGCTGGTGCTGAACAAGGAGACCCGGGCGGTCCTGTTTCACCGGGAGCTCGCCCGGGCGGTCGGGGTACCGGAGCGGACGATCTTCTTTTCGCTGCTGGTGCTCTGTGCCCTGACGGTTACCGCGAACCTGAATACGATCGGCGGACTTCTGATCTTCAGCCTGGTGGTCAGTCCGGCGTCGGCTGCCTATCAGCTCACCTACCGGCTCAATACCATGTATCTGCTCTCATCCGGTTTCGCCCTGCTTGCCAGCCTCTCCGGCCTGGCACTCTCCTGGTTCTTCAATCTGCCCAGCGGTGCCGCCATCATCTGCAGCGCCAGCCTGATCTTTACCTTTGCTCTGATCTTTTCGCCCAAGCGCAGAATGAGACCGCGGGGCTGA
- a CDS encoding ABC transporter ATP-binding protein, producing MTPAIEISNVTVSYFEHIALRSISLQINPGEFVGILGPNGAGKTTLLTVINGLGRIHSGTVRLFGELVTSRTIRHWRSQIGYVPQNLVLDPRLPFDCQEAILLGLYGRLGLFRNPAPADRQRAAELMHYFRIVHLSHRPVGQISGGEQQKVALARALLQEPKILLLDEPTTSLDRRSVQELLELIAEIYVRFRLTVVMVTHLPEHLPSVCSQVVLMKAGRIVWQGERTDGLAPDRLERFFNE from the coding sequence GTGACGCCAGCGATTGAGATCAGCAATGTCACGGTAAGCTATTTTGAACACATCGCACTGCGGAGTATCTCATTGCAGATCAACCCCGGTGAATTTGTCGGCATTCTCGGTCCGAACGGTGCCGGCAAGACCACCCTGCTGACCGTAATCAACGGGCTGGGCAGAATACATTCCGGCACCGTCCGTCTCTTCGGAGAGCTGGTAACTTCCCGTACTATCAGGCATTGGCGCAGTCAGATCGGCTATGTTCCGCAGAACCTCGTTCTTGACCCGCGGCTGCCGTTTGACTGTCAGGAGGCGATCCTGCTCGGGCTTTACGGCCGGCTCGGACTCTTCCGCAATCCGGCTCCGGCGGACCGTCAGCGGGCAGCCGAGCTGATGCACTACTTCCGGATTGTGCACCTGAGCCACCGGCCGGTCGGACAGATCTCGGGTGGTGAACAGCAGAAGGTGGCGCTCGCCCGCGCCCTGCTTCAGGAGCCGAAAATCCTGCTGCTCGATGAGCCGACCACCAGTCTGGACCGGCGTTCGGTCCAGGAGCTGCTTGAGCTCATCGCCGAAATCTATGTCCGTTTCCGCCTGACCGTGGTCATGGTCACCCATCTGCCTGAACATCTGCCTTCAGTCTGCAGTCAGGTGGTGCTGATGAAGGCGGGCAGGATCGTCTGGCAGGGGGAAAGGACGGACGGACTGGCACCGGACCGGCTGGAGAGGTTTTTCAATGAGTGA
- a CDS encoding RtcB family protein, translating to MAGWNGPLEKLDETRFRIPKSYKPEMRVDGIIYADDRMIETVKQDMAPEQVANVATLPGIVCSSLAMPDIHWGYGFAIGGVAAFDVSGGIISPGGVGYDINCGVRLLRTSLERKDLKPELLERLVRAIFHNVPSGVGSTGKIRISRDTVAQVLTRGARWAVEQGYGTPEDLEYTEEHGEMAGADLAGVSQRALERGMPQLGTLGAGNHFLEIQEVIEVYDPKAAEALGIHQGQITVMIHTGSRGLGYQICDDNVKSLVAAARKYGITLVDRQLACAPLDSPEGKRYFGAMVAAANYAWANRQAITHWVREAFAQVLGMPIERLGMTQVYDVAHNIAKIEEHEINGKKVKVCVHRKGATRAFAPGHPALPAKYRHLGQPVLIPGDMGTSSYLLLGTETAMKQTFGSACHGAGRVWSRTRALEATKRRDVAAELRAKGIVVMAASREVLNEEVPDAYKDVDQVVEVCHRAGIARKVARMRPLGVVKG from the coding sequence ATGGCTGGCTGGAACGGACCTCTGGAGAAACTTGACGAGACCCGGTTCCGGATTCCGAAGTCCTACAAGCCGGAAATGCGGGTTGACGGCATCATCTATGCGGATGACCGGATGATTGAGACGGTGAAGCAGGACATGGCGCCGGAGCAGGTTGCCAATGTTGCCACTCTGCCCGGAATTGTCTGCTCTTCACTGGCGATGCCGGATATTCACTGGGGTTACGGGTTTGCGATCGGCGGGGTGGCGGCGTTTGATGTTTCCGGTGGTATCATTTCGCCGGGCGGGGTCGGCTATGACATCAACTGCGGGGTGCGGCTGCTGCGCACCAGTCTAGAAAGGAAGGACCTGAAGCCCGAGCTGCTGGAGAGGCTGGTGCGGGCGATCTTTCACAATGTGCCCTCCGGGGTCGGTTCTACCGGCAAGATCCGGATCTCCAGGGATACGGTGGCGCAGGTTTTGACCCGGGGTGCACGCTGGGCGGTAGAGCAGGGTTACGGCACGCCTGAGGACCTGGAGTATACTGAGGAGCATGGCGAGATGGCGGGTGCGGACCTTGCCGGAGTTTCGCAGCGGGCGCTGGAACGGGGGATGCCCCAGCTGGGCACGCTGGGGGCGGGTAATCACTTTCTGGAGATTCAGGAGGTAATTGAGGTTTATGACCCGAAGGCGGCTGAGGCGCTGGGGATTCATCAGGGTCAGATTACGGTGATGATTCACACCGGCTCGAGAGGCCTGGGCTATCAGATCTGCGATGACAATGTGAAGTCGCTGGTTGCCGCAGCCCGGAAATACGGGATTACGCTGGTGGACCGGCAGCTGGCATGCGCACCGCTCGATTCGCCGGAGGGGAAGCGGTATTTCGGCGCCATGGTGGCGGCGGCAAATTATGCCTGGGCGAACCGGCAGGCGATTACCCACTGGGTCCGGGAGGCGTTCGCTCAGGTGCTGGGGATGCCGATTGAGCGGCTGGGCATGACCCAGGTGTATGATGTTGCCCATAATATCGCCAAGATTGAGGAGCATGAAATAAACGGCAAAAAGGTGAAGGTGTGTGTCCACCGGAAGGGTGCAACCCGGGCGTTCGCACCCGGACATCCGGCACTGCCGGCAAAATACCGGCATCTGGGTCAGCCGGTGCTGATTCCGGGTGACATGGGCACAAGCTCTTATCTTTTGCTCGGAACCGAGACCGCAATGAAACAGACCTTCGGCTCCGCCTGTCATGGTGCAGGCAGAGTCTGGTCCCGGACCAGGGCGCTGGAGGCGACCAAGCGCCGGGATGTTGCCGCGGAGCTGCGGGCAAAGGGAATCGTGGTGATGGCGGCAAGCCGGGAGGTGCTCAATGAGGAGGTGCCGGATGCGTACAAGGATGTGGATCAGGTGGTTGAAGTCTGCCACCGCGCCGGCATCGCCCGCAAGGTTGCCCGGATGAGGCCGCTGGGTGTGGTCAAGGGCTGA
- a CDS encoding T9SS type A sorting domain-containing protein: protein MGFLLLPLLSLILLKPVYALDTLWTRRFDYADETWALGGVDPHTQEAILVGEAYADSNPVFVLIRYNRDGDTVWTRVFDSPYLDWLHGCAVDRAGNVIIAGSMTSGGGVVKYDRNGNLCWYRRVYPRQTNYFSGVTSDESLNIYVAGGRGSNAQLMKLSPAGESLWLKVYDFGYPEEHIVSLSCSDDGSIIGAGKVGLGAEQYDFLIVKWSIDGGVLWYQTFDFQAQDEASELISTNYGIYLVGSAGSYSTPPRTPFSTVLLKYSQDGQLQWVKTFRFGEHYWTLGNGLTIDWQGNLLVLTVISDTAVEQSSVILFQCSYDGDTNWTWCYHQDTINCAYRVRFADSASLYVFGTAMTNGQDCFLLVKLAYPQGIEEGKWRAILMSTSNTVMTGAGLHFSLPGAGDYRLVVRDVSGQERLVYAGYLPAGENRISLPSLPAGVYFLELAGAGVQSRRRLVVVK from the coding sequence GTGGGGTTTCTGCTTCTCCCCCTTCTATCTCTCATTTTGTTAAAACCAGTTTATGCTCTGGATACGCTCTGGACACGGCGATTTGATTATGCTGATGAGACTTGGGCACTGGGTGGCGTTGATCCCCATACGCAAGAGGCGATTCTGGTTGGCGAAGCATATGCAGATTCCAATCCGGTCTTTGTGCTCATCCGTTATAACCGTGACGGCGATACGGTCTGGACCCGGGTGTTTGACAGTCCTTATCTGGACTGGCTTCACGGCTGTGCGGTTGACCGGGCAGGGAATGTTATCATTGCGGGCTCAATGACTTCGGGTGGCGGAGTGGTTAAATATGACCGGAACGGCAATCTGTGCTGGTATCGGCGGGTGTATCCGCGGCAGACAAATTACTTCTCCGGGGTGACGAGCGATGAATCACTGAACATTTATGTCGCCGGTGGACGCGGGAGTAATGCACAGCTGATGAAACTTTCACCCGCTGGTGAATCGCTGTGGCTGAAGGTGTATGATTTCGGTTATCCGGAGGAGCATATAGTATCACTTTCCTGTTCTGACGATGGCAGTATTATCGGCGCCGGCAAGGTGGGGCTGGGTGCAGAGCAGTATGATTTTCTGATTGTGAAGTGGAGTATTGATGGAGGTGTGCTCTGGTATCAGACTTTTGACTTCCAAGCCCAGGACGAGGCATCCGAGCTGATATCCACTAATTATGGTATTTACCTTGTTGGCAGTGCCGGTAGTTACAGCACACCGCCCAGGACTCCATTTTCCACGGTGCTGTTGAAATACAGTCAGGACGGGCAATTACAATGGGTAAAAACATTTCGTTTTGGGGAGCATTACTGGACTCTGGGTAACGGATTGACGATTGACTGGCAGGGCAATTTGCTGGTGCTTACAGTTATTAGTGATACCGCCGTCGAGCAGAGTTCGGTGATTTTATTTCAATGTTCTTATGATGGCGACACCAACTGGACTTGGTGTTATCATCAGGACACTATTAATTGTGCCTACAGGGTGAGATTTGCCGATTCCGCCAGTCTTTATGTTTTTGGCACAGCAATGACGAATGGACAGGATTGTTTTCTGCTTGTTAAACTTGCTTACCCTCAAGGAATTGAAGAGGGAAAATGGCGCGCAATTTTAATGAGCACATCAAATACCGTCATGACCGGTGCAGGACTGCATTTTTCTTTGCCCGGTGCTGGTGATTACCGGCTGGTGGTGCGGGATGTGAGCGGGCAGGAGCGGCTGGTTTATGCGGGTTATCTGCCGGCAGGCGAGAACCGCATCAGCCTGCCCTCGCTGCCTGCGGGTGTGTATTTTCTTGAGCTTGCGGGTGCAGGGGTGCAGAGCCGGCGCCGGCTGGTGGTGGTGAAGTAA
- the uvrC gene encoding excinuclease ABC subunit UvrC, with amino-acid sequence MIAQVQAAPAEPGVYLLKDHSGKILYIGKARSLRDRLRAYLQPQSDPRLAALVARVQTVETIITRSEAEALLLEESLIKIKKPRYNVRLRDDKKYPYLKITVQEQFPRIFITRNIKPDGSVLFGPYTSARELRRALRAVRRIFRLRTCKRELPESDPRPPCLNFQVKRCLGPCTGGISPEQYRQLVRDVIEFLAGRSEKLIAELERRMWQEAEAQRYEQAAVLRDQLLALREIVRHQEVVSPDRTSRDVVGLAKGKRAAVAVVFRIREGRIVAREQYPLSADETVSDAEILEGVLRSVFTHTADLPEEIVLPAAVPGAELFEQVLSKRAGRKVRIVAPERGAKLSLLELAQRNAEKALVELLPPARRIPKANEELAVILNLPAPPRVIEGVDISNTQGTNAVGSVVVFRDDRPVKSQYRRFKIRTVSGPNDFAMIEEVLARRIRGLLEKGLPLPDLVLVDGGKGQLSAALRAYHQFDREIPILGLAKRTDTLYYLDGREISIPVTSPALKLLKRIRDESHRFAITFHRRLRGRRLLESELDAISGIGPARRQALLTHFGSLARLRGAGIAEIARVPGIGASLAEKIYRQLHPEA; translated from the coding sequence TTGATCGCTCAGGTGCAGGCGGCACCAGCCGAACCCGGTGTCTATTTACTCAAGGACCACAGCGGTAAAATCCTTTATATCGGCAAGGCGCGGAGCCTGCGCGACCGGCTGCGCGCCTATCTTCAGCCCCAGTCCGATCCCCGGCTGGCAGCACTGGTGGCACGGGTGCAGACGGTTGAGACAATTATCACCCGCTCCGAGGCCGAGGCGCTGCTGCTGGAGGAGAGCCTGATCAAGATCAAGAAGCCGCGCTACAATGTCCGGCTCCGGGATGACAAGAAGTATCCCTATCTCAAGATCACAGTGCAGGAGCAGTTTCCCCGGATCTTCATCACCCGGAATATCAAGCCCGACGGCTCGGTGCTCTTCGGACCGTATACGAGTGCGCGTGAGCTCCGCCGGGCACTGCGGGCGGTGCGCCGGATCTTCCGTCTGCGGACCTGCAAGCGGGAACTCCCGGAATCCGATCCGAGGCCGCCCTGCCTCAATTTTCAGGTAAAACGGTGCCTCGGTCCCTGCACCGGCGGTATCAGCCCGGAGCAGTACCGTCAGCTCGTCCGGGATGTGATTGAGTTTCTCGCCGGCCGGTCAGAAAAACTGATTGCGGAGCTGGAACGGCGGATGTGGCAGGAGGCGGAAGCCCAGCGCTACGAGCAGGCGGCAGTTCTCCGTGATCAGCTGCTGGCGCTGCGCGAGATCGTCCGGCATCAGGAGGTGGTCTCTCCCGACCGGACAAGCCGGGATGTGGTCGGGCTGGCAAAGGGGAAAAGGGCGGCGGTAGCGGTAGTATTCCGGATCCGGGAGGGCAGGATCGTTGCCCGCGAGCAGTATCCGCTGTCCGCGGATGAAACGGTCAGTGACGCTGAAATTCTGGAAGGGGTGCTGCGCTCGGTGTTCACCCATACCGCGGATCTGCCCGAGGAGATCGTGCTGCCGGCAGCAGTGCCCGGTGCGGAGCTGTTTGAGCAGGTGCTGAGCAAGCGGGCGGGCAGGAAGGTGCGGATTGTTGCTCCGGAGCGGGGTGCAAAACTGAGTCTGCTCGAGCTGGCACAGCGGAATGCGGAGAAGGCGCTGGTCGAGCTTCTGCCGCCGGCAAGGCGGATACCGAAGGCAAATGAAGAGCTGGCAGTGATTCTCAATCTGCCCGCACCGCCCCGGGTGATTGAAGGAGTTGACATCTCCAATACCCAGGGCACGAATGCGGTCGGCTCGGTGGTGGTGTTCCGGGATGACCGGCCGGTCAAGAGCCAGTACCGCCGGTTCAAAATCCGCACGGTCAGCGGTCCGAACGACTTTGCGATGATTGAGGAGGTGCTGGCACGGCGGATACGGGGACTGCTGGAAAAGGGGCTGCCGCTGCCGGATCTGGTGCTGGTGGACGGCGGCAAGGGACAGCTTTCTGCTGCCCTCCGCGCCTATCATCAGTTTGACCGGGAGATTCCGATTCTCGGGCTGGCAAAGCGGACCGATACCCTTTACTACCTTGACGGCCGGGAGATTTCGATTCCGGTGACCTCGCCGGCGCTCAAACTGCTGAAGCGGATCCGGGACGAGTCGCACCGGTTTGCGATCACCTTTCACCGCAGGCTGCGGGGCAGGAGGCTGCTGGAGTCGGAGCTGGATGCGATTTCGGGGATCGGTCCGGCACGGCGTCAGGCACTGCTTACCCACTTCGGTTCGCTTGCCCGGCTGCGCGGCGCCGGCATCGCCGAGATCGCCCGCGTGCCGGGAATCGGCGCCAGCCTGGCGGAGAAGATTTACCGCCAGCTGCACCCTGAAGCCTGA
- the nikR gene encoding nickel-responsive transcriptional regulator NikR has product MGRNGTRIERFGVSFEPGLFAEFDREIRAAGYTCRSEALRDLVRRWLAERRLRQGSGPAVAALALVYEHDRRDVVRRLTRLGHEHYTEIISTIHIHLDPDHCLEVLLLRGPVRRIQALADRLSALKGVEQGMVSMIALNKIKPLNHRRAEK; this is encoded by the coding sequence GTGGGCAGAAACGGGACAAGAATCGAACGGTTCGGGGTTTCGTTTGAGCCCGGGCTTTTTGCCGAGTTTGACCGGGAGATTCGGGCGGCCGGCTACACCTGCCGGTCCGAGGCGCTGCGGGATCTGGTGCGGCGCTGGCTGGCGGAACGGCGGCTGCGGCAGGGCAGCGGTCCGGCGGTAGCGGCGCTGGCGCTGGTCTATGAGCATGACCGCCGGGATGTGGTGCGCCGGCTCACCCGGCTTGGTCACGAGCATTATACCGAAATCATCTCCACGATTCATATTCACCTTGATCCTGATCACTGCCTTGAGGTTCTGCTTTTGCGCGGTCCGGTGCGCCGGATTCAGGCGCTTGCCGACCGGCTGAGCGCGCTCAAGGGGGTGGAACAGGGCATGGTCAGTATGATTGCGCTCAATAAAATTAAACCTTTAAACCACAGGAGGGCAGAAAAATGA
- a CDS encoding TonB-dependent receptor encodes MNRNMISIPGSLILIISAVWAEIPAGHRDSVVLQLPDVVVTAERLRHHRRDVAAAVSVITGEELRRSLARTATDALAFLPGVFIQRTGQFGRTDIDIRGLGARGTQVAVLVDGRPEKMSLFSCTITHSLPLNNVERIELVRGPLSALYGSDALGGVINIVTRQAAKPLDLGARLYYGSFNTAGLRLSAGTRQQRFHSLISFDKALSAGHLPNSQYNGNDLNLRAGWQVSPVLELDFTGKYFSGVKHEPKRATDPETLVATGWNRYDRGGLDLTGSFRTGLGEGTIKLYRLFGEHIFDPRDGWHSTDFTNGSLIHLHRQIAGGNLMQAGVEIRNLGGSWIKSDTSRPSWSRNQFDLFAQDEQRLGPVTVNAGLRFARDNISGNVLAPKAGMVVSPLSATRLRLSVNRGFRYPPLNYTHIFPPSNPELKPEIAWNYEAGINQQLGEWAEVDLSGYLLRGENLIELVPNPNPPPPRKYQNRGSFRFRGLETAIRLRFEPFVLRGAGTFSDFGVHTRGRAETKLDFSLGFNRSRLDANAGLHYVGNYFAADSSRQPIPAYWTADLRAGYRLFKELRLFAAVENIFNRQYQIYADLPGTAAGLYLMPGRAFTVGVDYGD; translated from the coding sequence ATGAACCGGAATATGATTTCAATTCCGGGCAGTCTTATTTTAATCATCAGCGCCGTTTGGGCAGAGATACCGGCGGGACACCGGGATTCGGTGGTGCTGCAGCTGCCGGATGTGGTGGTGACCGCCGAACGGCTCCGCCATCACCGCCGGGATGTGGCGGCAGCGGTCAGTGTCATCACCGGTGAGGAACTCCGGCGCTCGCTTGCCCGGACCGCAACCGATGCACTCGCCTTTCTGCCTGGCGTCTTCATCCAGCGCACCGGGCAGTTCGGCCGGACCGATATCGATATCCGCGGTCTTGGTGCCCGGGGCACGCAGGTGGCGGTGCTGGTTGATGGCCGGCCCGAGAAGATGAGCCTCTTCTCCTGCACGATCACCCACTCACTGCCACTGAACAATGTGGAACGGATTGAGCTTGTCCGCGGTCCGCTTTCCGCGCTTTACGGCTCGGATGCGCTCGGCGGTGTGATCAACATCGTTACCCGGCAGGCAGCGAAGCCGCTCGACCTCGGTGCCCGGCTCTATTATGGTTCGTTCAATACCGCCGGGCTCCGGCTGAGCGCCGGCACCCGCCAGCAGCGGTTCCACAGCCTTATCTCCTTTGACAAGGCGCTCTCTGCCGGCCATCTCCCCAACTCCCAGTATAACGGCAATGATCTGAACCTCAGGGCAGGCTGGCAGGTTTCACCCGTGCTGGAGCTGGATTTTACGGGTAAATACTTCAGCGGGGTCAAGCATGAGCCGAAGCGGGCGACCGACCCGGAAACACTGGTGGCGACCGGCTGGAACCGTTATGACCGGGGCGGGCTCGACCTGACCGGCAGTTTCCGGACCGGCCTGGGTGAGGGCACGATTAAACTCTACCGCCTGTTCGGCGAACACATCTTTGATCCCCGCGACGGCTGGCACTCAACCGACTTTACCAACGGCAGCCTTATCCATCTGCACCGGCAGATTGCGGGCGGAAATCTGATGCAGGCCGGAGTGGAGATCAGAAATCTTGGCGGCAGCTGGATAAAATCGGACACGAGCCGGCCCTCCTGGTCGCGGAATCAGTTTGACCTGTTTGCTCAGGATGAGCAGCGGCTCGGACCGGTCACAGTCAATGCCGGGTTGCGGTTCGCCCGGGACAATATCAGCGGTAATGTGCTGGCACCAAAGGCGGGGATGGTAGTAAGTCCGCTCAGCGCCACCCGGCTCCGGCTGAGTGTCAATCGGGGCTTCCGCTATCCACCTCTGAACTATACCCACATCTTTCCGCCCAGCAACCCTGAGCTCAAGCCGGAGATCGCCTGGAACTACGAAGCCGGAATCAATCAGCAGCTGGGTGAATGGGCAGAGGTTGATCTCAGCGGTTATCTTCTCCGGGGCGAGAATCTGATCGAACTGGTGCCCAACCCTAACCCGCCACCGCCGAGGAAATATCAGAACCGGGGCAGCTTCCGGTTCCGCGGGCTGGAGACCGCCATCCGGCTCCGGTTTGAGCCATTTGTGCTCCGGGGTGCGGGCACCTTCAGTGACTTCGGTGTCCATACCCGGGGCCGGGCTGAAACCAAGCTGGACTTCAGCCTCGGCTTCAACCGCTCCCGGCTTGACGCCAATGCCGGCTTGCATTATGTCGGCAACTACTTTGCTGCCGACTCCAGTCGTCAGCCCATACCCGCCTACTGGACCGCCGACCTCCGTGCCGGTTACCGGCTGTTTAAGGAACTGAGGCTGTTTGCGGCGGTGGAAAACATCTTCAACCGCCAGTATCAGATTTATGCCGATCTGCCCGGCACCGCCGCCGGACTGTATCTGATGCCGGGCCGGGCGTTCACCGTCGGAGTGGACTATGGCGATTAG
- a CDS encoding metal ABC transporter substrate-binding protein — MAISRRAVFYRLVLTLTFFLLAAGCRHKAPARIKVVATTSLISSIVSAVGGERVAVTTLAPPGFCPGHFDLQPSALVAANEARLILNHGWEGWFAKLKEQLRNPGARIVTLKTAGNWMIPEVHRQAVGEILQLLIEIDPAESLVYQQNANRYLQELDSMSRQIKAEFAGRNLPQVLAAEHQAPFLVWLGFRVVGTYGRAEDWTARELSRLARVIVDSGVGLIVDNLQSGPDAGRELARAAGIGHVTLSNFPLEGSYFQTLSDNTRRLAEVIR; from the coding sequence ATGGCGATTAGCAGGCGGGCGGTCTTTTACCGGCTGGTACTGACGCTGACCTTTTTTCTGCTCGCTGCCGGCTGCCGGCACAAGGCACCGGCAAGGATCAAGGTGGTTGCCACCACCAGTCTGATTTCAAGCATCGTCAGTGCGGTGGGTGGTGAACGGGTGGCGGTCACAACTCTTGCGCCTCCAGGATTCTGCCCGGGCCATTTTGACCTTCAGCCTTCAGCACTGGTGGCGGCAAATGAAGCCCGGCTCATCCTCAATCACGGCTGGGAGGGATGGTTTGCAAAACTGAAGGAGCAGCTCCGGAATCCGGGGGCACGCATCGTTACACTTAAAACCGCGGGCAACTGGATGATTCCGGAGGTTCACCGGCAGGCGGTGGGCGAGATCCTCCAGCTCCTGATTGAGATCGATCCGGCTGAAAGCCTGGTTTATCAGCAGAATGCCAACCGCTATCTCCAGGAGCTCGACTCAATGAGCCGGCAGATAAAGGCGGAGTTTGCCGGCAGAAACCTGCCCCAGGTTCTCGCGGCTGAGCACCAGGCGCCGTTTCTTGTCTGGCTCGGGTTCAGGGTGGTCGGCACCTACGGCCGGGCTGAAGACTGGACCGCCCGCGAGCTTTCACGACTGGCGCGGGTGATTGTTGATTCCGGAGTCGGGCTGATTGTGGACAATCTTCAGTCCGGGCCGGATGCGGGCCGGGAGCTTGCCCGCGCTGCCGGGATCGGGCATGTCACGCTGAGCAACTTTCCGCTTGAAGGTTCCTATTTTCAGACTCTCTCGGATAATACCCGCCGGCTGGCTGAGGTCATCAGGTGA